A region of Geobacillus sp. 46C-IIa DNA encodes the following proteins:
- a CDS encoding FAD-dependent oxidoreductase: protein MSQANVQRRPVLVVGAGPIGLTAALALRHFGLPATVIEAEPKDRLRPGSRAIYFHKATLQHLEDIYPGLGKTFTEHGVVWPIKRTLFRGKEVYVKRYPSPDPNALPPFTSLPQVEAEKFLYNACLEAGVEFFWETPVLDVQTDEEGITVITASGERWSCDYLIAADGARSTVRQSVGIEMEGPRTKDYFVVVDVKEDEADPLPLERVFHYQHPAVDGRNVLFVPFAGGWRIDLQLLDGDDPEQFGSVEGVKQWLPKVMPAKYADRITWVSTYRFFQVVAKSLTDRHHRVLLAGEAAHLFAPFGARGMNSGVPDAIMAAKAIQTALQVNTREEAKEAIAAAANERLIAARYNRDCAGIALEHIQGTDPAINRKREVAASLAPILPRLGKWLDEGPYGPKSGPPQLSTKY from the coding sequence ATGAGTCAAGCTAACGTTCAACGGCGCCCTGTTCTCGTCGTCGGGGCAGGGCCCATCGGATTAACTGCGGCCTTGGCATTGCGTCATTTCGGACTGCCAGCGACGGTGATCGAAGCGGAACCGAAAGACCGTCTCCGGCCAGGAAGCCGGGCGATTTATTTCCATAAGGCGACGCTCCAGCATTTAGAGGACATTTATCCGGGGTTAGGAAAAACATTTACCGAACATGGCGTCGTGTGGCCAATCAAGCGCACATTATTTCGCGGCAAGGAAGTGTATGTAAAGCGGTATCCGTCCCCTGATCCGAACGCACTTCCGCCGTTTACGAGTTTGCCGCAGGTGGAAGCGGAAAAATTTTTGTATAACGCCTGCCTTGAGGCGGGGGTCGAATTCTTCTGGGAGACGCCGGTTCTCGATGTTCAGACCGATGAGGAAGGGATCACTGTCATCACCGCATCGGGCGAACGGTGGTCGTGCGATTATCTCATTGCTGCTGATGGGGCACGCTCGACCGTCCGCCAATCGGTCGGCATCGAAATGGAAGGACCGCGGACGAAAGACTACTTTGTCGTCGTCGATGTGAAAGAAGATGAGGCCGATCCGCTGCCGCTTGAACGGGTGTTTCATTATCAGCATCCGGCTGTGGACGGGCGCAACGTCCTCTTTGTGCCGTTTGCTGGCGGATGGCGCATTGACTTGCAGCTGCTTGATGGGGATGACCCGGAGCAGTTCGGCAGTGTGGAAGGCGTGAAACAATGGTTGCCAAAAGTGATGCCGGCAAAATATGCCGACCGCATCACATGGGTGTCGACGTATCGTTTTTTCCAAGTGGTTGCTAAGTCGCTCACTGACCGTCATCATCGAGTGCTGTTGGCTGGCGAGGCTGCGCACTTGTTTGCCCCATTTGGCGCGCGCGGCATGAACTCCGGCGTACCGGATGCGATTATGGCGGCCAAGGCGATTCAGACAGCCCTTCAGGTTAACACGCGCGAAGAAGCAAAAGAAGCTATTGCTGCAGCCGCTAATGAGCGTCTAATTGCGGCGAGATACAACCGCGATTGTGCGGGGATTGCATTGGAGCACATTCAAGGAACGGACCCAGCGATCAATAGGAAACGGGAAGTGGCCGCTTCATTGGCGCCGATTTTACCGCGTCTCGGCAAATGGCTTGACGAAGGGCCGTACGGACCGAAATCGGGACCGCCGCAGTTGTCAACGAAATATTGA
- a CDS encoding DinB family protein, translated as MPLIEQYREEIKESVEKIIQKAGTLTEETIRWKPSTDEWSIMEILCHVEEVIGYWTRELVRVIQAGGGEWGRGLNDEARLAAVRQADARHVDEVIHGIRAAVELADKQLAALNDEQLALEAPHRNPKFGVKPMTFLIEHFLTEHLAGHLKQIERNMKKYESQSIA; from the coding sequence ATGCCGTTGATCGAGCAATACCGCGAAGAAATCAAAGAGTCGGTAGAGAAGATCATCCAAAAAGCTGGCACGTTGACAGAAGAAACGATCCGTTGGAAACCGTCTACCGATGAATGGTCGATCATGGAAATTCTTTGTCACGTTGAAGAAGTGATCGGCTACTGGACAAGGGAACTTGTTCGTGTCATTCAAGCCGGCGGCGGCGAATGGGGGCGGGGGCTCAATGATGAAGCGAGACTGGCGGCGGTTCGCCAAGCGGACGCCCGCCATGTCGATGAGGTGATTCACGGGATTCGGGCGGCGGTGGAATTGGCCGATAAACAACTGGCGGCGCTAAATGACGAACAGTTGGCGTTGGAAGCACCACATCGCAATCCGAAATTTGGCGTGAAGCCGATGACGTTTTTAATTGAGCATTTTCTTACCGAGCATTTGGCCGGCCACCTAAAGCAAATCGAACGGAACATGAAAAAATACGAGTCGCAATCGATCGCCTAG
- a CDS encoding thioesterase family protein, with protein MEYSFQVRWGDTDAAGIVFYPNFYKWMDEASHHFFASLGHSTWKWFQEERIGMPIVEAKCQFLAPLFFEDHVCVKSSIADLREKSFRIQHQFFRGDQLVADGYEVRVWTTFAGGRPKAAPIPAELRENIRQTAAMTTREEGQ; from the coding sequence ATGGAGTACTCTTTCCAAGTCCGCTGGGGGGATACTGACGCGGCAGGCATCGTCTTTTACCCGAATTTTTATAAGTGGATGGACGAAGCGTCCCACCACTTTTTTGCCAGCCTTGGGCATTCGACATGGAAGTGGTTTCAAGAAGAGCGAATCGGTATGCCGATTGTGGAAGCGAAATGCCAGTTTCTTGCCCCGCTCTTTTTTGAAGATCACGTTTGTGTGAAGTCGTCTATTGCTGACCTGCGAGAAAAATCGTTCCGCATCCAACATCAGTTTTTCCGCGGTGACCAGCTCGTGGCTGACGGGTATGAGGTGCGGGTGTGGACGACATTCGCCGGCGGCAGGCCGAAAGCCGCTCCCATCCCGGCGGAACTTCGTGAGAATATCCGGCAGACAGCGGCCATGACCACACGTGAGGAGGGACAATGA
- a CDS encoding IclR family transcriptional regulator has protein sequence MEVRKTRTSFSSLENALRLLQLFSMDETELSITDISERLNISKSAAHRLLQTLKSEGFVKKDAKTNLYSLGTSLLAMRKIIHSRFPICQIALPFLQELVSVSGESAHIATLHGADVIYLHKVECGHPVRLLSYVGKKNPAFCTSTGQAILAYQPREAIDRIIARGLPSFTPRTITSPSVLIEKLMQVKQQGYAISKEELHKGVTSISAPIRHRNGDVRYSISIAGPIQRINDRSIPHLVQLVMQTAHAISIKL, from the coding sequence ATGGAAGTTCGCAAAACCCGAACGTCTTTTTCTTCATTAGAAAATGCGTTGAGACTGCTACAGCTGTTTTCGATGGATGAAACAGAACTTAGTATCACTGATATTTCCGAGAGGCTAAATATCAGCAAAAGCGCCGCCCACCGGCTGCTGCAAACGTTAAAAAGCGAGGGATTTGTCAAAAAAGACGCGAAAACCAACCTATATTCCCTCGGTACTTCTTTACTGGCAATGAGAAAAATCATTCATTCCCGGTTTCCCATTTGCCAGATTGCTCTTCCTTTCTTGCAAGAACTTGTTTCGGTATCAGGAGAAAGCGCACATATCGCCACGTTGCACGGTGCTGATGTCATTTATTTGCACAAAGTAGAATGTGGTCATCCAGTTCGCCTTCTTTCTTACGTAGGCAAAAAAAATCCAGCGTTTTGCACGAGTACCGGTCAAGCCATTCTCGCTTATCAGCCGAGGGAAGCGATCGACCGCATCATCGCCCGTGGACTTCCTTCGTTTACTCCAAGAACGATCACCTCACCATCGGTACTTATTGAAAAATTAATGCAAGTAAAACAACAAGGCTATGCCATCAGCAAAGAGGAACTTCATAAAGGGGTAACATCGATCAGCGCTCCGATTCGTCACCGTAACGGTGATGTGCGCTACTCTATTTCCATCGCCGGACCAATCCAACGCATCAATGACCGTTCCATCCCTCATCTCGTACAGCTTGTCATGCAAACAGCCCATGCGATTTCTATCAAACTGTAA
- a CDS encoding fumarylacetoacetate hydrolase family protein, which translates to MKIINYRLGDAVRAGCIVEDKVIDLHQAYVARLKANGHPRAEQLAAALVPADTIGLLEGGENSLEEAQKAVEFALAHGLTIDRAHVKMEAPVLKPNKIICVGHNYREHILEMKRELPEYPVIFAKFSNTIIGPEDDIPLPPITSQLDYEAEFAFVIGKRARNVKQADALEYVAGYTIVNDVTARDLQRRTIQWLQGKTIDGSAPMGPWLVTKDEIPDPHSLEISLTVNGEERQRSNTKNLVFNVHYLVEFLSHIMTLEPGDVICTGTPGGVGVARNPQVFLQHGDIVRIEVANIGVLENRVAAVPSPVEVGPSCR; encoded by the coding sequence ATGAAAATCATCAACTACCGATTGGGTGATGCGGTGCGTGCTGGGTGTATCGTTGAAGACAAGGTCATCGATCTCCATCAAGCGTATGTGGCCCGGTTAAAGGCCAACGGGCATCCGCGTGCCGAGCAGCTTGCCGCCGCGCTTGTTCCAGCCGATACCATCGGGCTGCTTGAAGGCGGAGAGAACAGTTTGGAAGAGGCGCAAAAAGCGGTTGAATTCGCCTTGGCACATGGACTTACGATCGACCGCGCCCATGTCAAAATGGAAGCGCCGGTGTTAAAGCCAAACAAAATCATTTGCGTCGGCCATAATTACCGTGAGCATATTCTCGAAATGAAGCGAGAACTGCCTGAATACCCTGTCATTTTTGCCAAGTTTAGCAATACGATCATCGGTCCGGAAGATGACATCCCGTTGCCGCCGATCACGAGTCAGCTCGATTATGAAGCGGAATTTGCGTTCGTCATCGGCAAACGGGCGCGGAATGTAAAGCAGGCGGATGCGCTCGAGTATGTGGCCGGGTATACGATCGTCAATGATGTGACAGCACGGGACTTGCAACGGCGGACGATCCAATGGCTGCAAGGAAAAACGATTGATGGGAGCGCGCCGATGGGACCGTGGCTTGTGACAAAAGACGAAATTCCGGATCCGCATTCCCTGGAGATTTCATTGACCGTTAATGGGGAAGAGCGTCAACGGTCGAATACGAAAAACTTGGTGTTTAATGTTCATTATCTTGTAGAATTTTTGTCGCATATCATGACGCTTGAACCGGGCGATGTCATTTGCACCGGAACGCCGGGCGGCGTCGGGGTTGCCCGCAATCCGCAAGTCTTTTTGCAGCATGGGGATATCGTACGCATTGAAGTGGCGAACATTGGCGTACTCGAGAACCGGGTTGCCGCTGTACCGAGTCCGGTGGAGGTGGGACCGTCATGCCGTTGA
- a CDS encoding phenylacetate--CoA ligase family protein yields MALSVREMELNLEQYQLQKINELLIFVTQFNEFYKEKFRNLCLPIRTMDEFRKLPFTTKEELVQDQQLYPPFGRNHCYPETSYVRYHQTSGTSGKPLKILDTEESWDWWRDCWIEVLKSSGVTNRDRLFLAFSFGPFIGFWSAYEAAKKMGTLVIPGGGQSSKERLYSMIENRATVLLCTPSYALHLAEVAEEMGIDLPSTPIRAIITAGEPGGSVPSTREQIEMRWGAAVYDHAGMTEMGAYGYSCSARNGLHINEAQFLAEVIDPEALQPVKEGERGELVLTNFSRYGYPLIRYRTKDIVLCSPTPCACGNPHRFLPGGIIGRADDMVVVRGVNIFPSSIETIVREFIEIKEFRIVYYTEQEMNQVKVQIESEADVERRLADRLRERIGIRIDVERVAPGSLPRFSMKAKRVIDERNHQQQVG; encoded by the coding sequence ATGGCGTTGTCGGTTCGGGAGATGGAACTCAATTTAGAGCAGTATCAGCTGCAAAAAATCAATGAATTGCTCATCTTTGTCACCCAGTTTAACGAGTTTTATAAGGAGAAGTTCCGCAACCTTTGTTTGCCGATTCGGACGATGGATGAGTTCCGGAAATTGCCGTTTACAACGAAAGAAGAGCTTGTGCAAGACCAGCAGCTTTACCCGCCATTTGGCCGGAACCACTGTTACCCGGAAACGAGCTATGTCCGCTACCATCAAACATCAGGTACTTCCGGTAAGCCGCTCAAAATTTTGGATACGGAAGAAAGCTGGGACTGGTGGCGGGATTGTTGGATCGAAGTATTGAAATCAAGTGGAGTGACAAATCGAGACCGCCTGTTTTTGGCGTTTTCGTTCGGGCCGTTTATCGGTTTTTGGTCCGCCTATGAGGCGGCGAAAAAAATGGGAACACTTGTCATCCCAGGTGGCGGCCAGTCATCGAAGGAACGGTTGTACAGCATGATTGAAAACCGGGCGACTGTATTACTTTGTACGCCAAGTTATGCCCTTCATTTAGCCGAAGTAGCCGAGGAAATGGGCATCGATCTGCCTTCGACGCCGATTAGAGCCATCATCACTGCAGGGGAACCAGGCGGATCAGTGCCATCAACACGAGAGCAGATCGAAATGCGCTGGGGAGCAGCCGTGTACGATCATGCCGGGATGACGGAAATGGGAGCGTACGGTTACTCTTGTTCAGCCCGAAACGGACTCCATATTAACGAAGCGCAATTTTTGGCGGAAGTCATTGATCCGGAAGCGCTGCAGCCGGTGAAAGAAGGGGAGCGCGGAGAGCTCGTGCTCACCAATTTCAGCCGTTACGGCTATCCGCTCATTCGCTATCGGACGAAAGATATCGTGCTGTGCTCGCCGACGCCATGCGCCTGCGGCAATCCGCACCGCTTTTTGCCAGGCGGCATTATTGGACGAGCCGATGACATGGTTGTCGTGCGCGGTGTCAATATTTTCCCATCGTCGATTGAAACGATTGTCAGAGAATTTATAGAAATTAAAGAGTTTCGCATTGTCTATTACACAGAGCAGGAAATGAATCAAGTGAAAGTACAAATCGAGTCGGAAGCGGATGTCGAACGGCGTTTAGCCGACCGCCTCAGGGAACGGATCGGCATCCGAATTGATGTCGAACGGGTTGCGCCCGGATCATTACCTCGTTTTTCGATGAAGGCAAAGCGGGTCATCGACGAGCGCAATCATCAACAACAAGTAGGTTAA
- a CDS encoding aldehyde dehydrogenase family protein, whose protein sequence is MERYEQWNKSFINGEWVEGESSRTYDILNPYDRSVVASVPLATVEQLHRAFEAASEAQKEWGGSSVAQRKEVLHKAMEYLQANREEIIDLIVRETGGTLLKANVEFHLALELFEEALHYVDEVRTVREVPSNIEGKVNYIYRLPLGVIASISPFNFPLNLSLRTIVPAIALGNTVVHKPDIQVGLVGGVVIARAFEYAGLPKGVLNVLLTDIDEIGDEMLTNPHSRLISFTGSTTVGRRIGEIAGRQLKRVALELGGNSPFVVLSDADVDQAVNAAIFGKFIHQGQICMIINRIIVHESKYNEFVEKFVQRAAALPCGDPRDPSTVIGPIINEKQMQKALQMVEEAKREGIRMALEGKRIGNVLTPYVFVDVDPRSTLAQTELFAPIAVVIKAKTDEEAIAIANQTEYGLSSAIFTGDVEKGKEWALNIDSGMTHINDQTVNDAPNIPFGGNKASGLGRFGNPWVIDEFTTVKWVSVQTKARTYPF, encoded by the coding sequence ATGGAACGTTACGAACAATGGAATAAAAGTTTTATCAATGGAGAATGGGTGGAAGGAGAAAGCAGCCGCACCTATGATATTTTGAATCCGTATGATCGGTCGGTTGTTGCCTCTGTCCCGCTAGCGACGGTCGAACAGCTTCACCGTGCGTTTGAAGCGGCTAGCGAAGCGCAAAAGGAGTGGGGGGGTTCCTCAGTTGCTCAACGAAAAGAAGTATTGCACAAGGCGATGGAATATTTACAAGCAAACCGTGAGGAGATCATCGATTTAATTGTCCGCGAAACAGGGGGCACTTTATTGAAGGCGAATGTAGAGTTTCATTTGGCTCTCGAGCTTTTCGAAGAGGCGTTGCATTATGTCGATGAAGTACGGACTGTGAGAGAGGTGCCTTCGAATATAGAGGGGAAAGTCAACTATATCTACCGGTTGCCATTGGGGGTGATTGCTTCTATTTCCCCTTTCAACTTTCCATTAAACTTATCGCTGCGCACGATTGTTCCTGCGATTGCCTTGGGCAATACCGTGGTGCATAAACCCGATATTCAAGTCGGACTCGTGGGGGGGGTGGTGATCGCTCGGGCGTTTGAGTACGCTGGGCTGCCGAAGGGGGTATTGAACGTTTTGTTAACCGACATTGATGAGATTGGCGATGAGATGTTGACCAACCCACATTCACGCCTTATCAGCTTTACCGGGTCGACGACGGTAGGCAGACGAATTGGTGAGATTGCCGGCAGACAGTTAAAACGAGTGGCATTGGAATTAGGGGGAAATAGCCCATTTGTCGTTTTATCCGATGCAGACGTAGATCAAGCAGTGAATGCAGCGATTTTTGGCAAGTTTATTCATCAAGGACAAATTTGCATGATCATCAACCGCATTATTGTTCATGAGAGCAAATATAACGAATTCGTCGAGAAGTTCGTGCAAAGAGCGGCTGCGCTTCCGTGCGGCGATCCGCGCGATCCGAGCACTGTGATCGGACCGATCATCAATGAAAAGCAGATGCAAAAGGCGTTACAAATGGTCGAAGAGGCAAAACGCGAAGGAATCCGAATGGCTTTAGAAGGAAAGCGGATCGGTAATGTGCTGACGCCGTATGTATTTGTTGATGTTGATCCAAGAAGCACGCTCGCCCAAACAGAGCTGTTTGCCCCCATTGCTGTGGTGATTAAAGCGAAAACAGACGAAGAGGCGATCGCTATCGCCAACCAAACGGAATACGGGCTCAGCTCCGCCATTTTTACAGGTGATGTTGAGAAAGGGAAGGAGTGGGCGCTAAACATTGACAGCGGCATGACTCATATTAACGATCAAACAGTCAATGATGCTCCGAATATTCCATTTGGCGGCAATAAAGCAAGTGGCTTGGGTCGTTTTGGAAACCCATGGGTGATCGATGAATTTACAACAGTGAAATGGGTGTCCGTGCAGACGAAGGCAAGAACGTATCCTTTTTAA
- a CDS encoding cupin domain-containing protein, producing MAEANPFFQSKEVKEFTKKIEQYHLGPLWEAIPDLMHKEPKPEAVPYLWKGETLRKLLLEATQIFTPERGGERRAIYLQNPGLKQRQPWGWASTTNTLYAAVQLILPGETAPSHRHTQSAMRFITDGKGAYSMVQGERLFMEEGDFLITPGGLWHGHSHPGEEPMFWMDCLDIPFIYSTGGTFFEPYPDGIEPPSLPDDYSARKYRGGMVRPIGDRKPQVAPLGLYKWKQTEAALTGLSDFEPDSYDGIAVEYINPSNGHTANPNIAAWMQKLPVGYHSKAHRHTYSAIYHVFKGEGYTVINGVRFNWTKGDYFVIPNWAWHEHVNTSNEDALLFCANDLPIMEKLGLQREEAYPNNNGYQPIVGEFEAEAVSS from the coding sequence ATGGCAGAAGCCAATCCGTTTTTCCAAAGCAAAGAAGTAAAAGAGTTTACGAAAAAAATTGAACAGTACCATTTAGGGCCGTTATGGGAAGCGATTCCGGATTTGATGCATAAAGAGCCGAAGCCGGAAGCGGTGCCGTACTTATGGAAAGGGGAAACGCTCCGCAAGCTTCTTTTAGAGGCGACGCAAATTTTCACACCGGAGCGCGGCGGCGAGCGGCGGGCCATTTACTTACAAAATCCCGGGCTCAAACAGCGTCAGCCGTGGGGATGGGCGTCAACCACCAACACACTATATGCGGCCGTTCAGCTCATTTTGCCTGGGGAAACGGCGCCATCGCACCGCCATACGCAAAGCGCCATGCGATTTATCACAGACGGAAAAGGGGCGTATTCGATGGTCCAAGGCGAACGGCTGTTTATGGAAGAAGGCGACTTTCTCATCACCCCAGGCGGATTATGGCATGGCCATAGTCATCCGGGGGAAGAGCCGATGTTCTGGATGGATTGTTTAGATATCCCGTTTATTTATTCGACAGGCGGCACGTTCTTTGAACCGTACCCGGATGGCATTGAGCCGCCGTCGCTTCCGGATGATTACTCGGCGCGCAAGTATCGTGGCGGCATGGTTCGGCCGATCGGCGACCGGAAGCCGCAAGTCGCACCGCTTGGGTTGTACAAGTGGAAACAGACCGAAGCCGCATTGACAGGGCTAAGTGATTTTGAGCCGGATTCGTATGATGGCATTGCGGTTGAGTACATTAATCCATCAAACGGCCATACGGCCAACCCGAACATTGCCGCTTGGATGCAAAAATTGCCGGTCGGCTATCACTCAAAGGCGCACCGCCACACGTATTCAGCGATTTATCACGTGTTCAAAGGCGAAGGATATACAGTCATTAACGGTGTTCGGTTCAACTGGACAAAAGGCGATTATTTCGTCATTCCGAACTGGGCCTGGCACGAACATGTGAACACATCCAATGAGGATGCACTTCTCTTCTGCGCCAACGATTTGCCGATTATGGAAAAGCTCGGATTGCAGCGTGAAGAAGCGTACCCGAATAACAATGGATATCAACCGATCGTCGGGGAGTTTGAGGCCGAGGCGGTAAGCAGTTAA
- a CDS encoding IS110 family transposase, which translates to MHSISNKKINQVTDQTLVVGMDIAKKKHYACFVDERGRVLKKPFPVLQSKEGLEWLYQCIVEAMKEFGKTEVIVGIEPTGHYWLNLAYFLDEKGIPLVMTNPMHVKRSKELDDNLPTKHDAKDALVIARLVKDGRFSYPRILKGMEAELRVGATFRSKLVEEQGAVRNQMIRWLDRYFPEFTQVFPSFGKMALAVLEYTPFPSDLAGKELEEVLALYRQSEGLQSPQRPKAKKLIELAQHSIGVTEGQQMARIEIATLVRRYRQLEKEIEALTEQLIELVQTFVEYEWLKTVPGVGDATIVELLSEIGSFSHYQDPRQLIKLAGLTLREHSSGQHKGQKRISKRGRKRLRALLFRVMMPMIRHNEAFRQLHDYYTTRPENPLRKKQSIVVLCGKLLKVLHAMCTKHQAFDAKRMMQDIFGLETAA; encoded by the coding sequence ATGCATTCTATCTCAAACAAGAAGATTAATCAAGTCACCGATCAAACGCTGGTTGTTGGGATGGATATCGCAAAGAAAAAACATTATGCCTGCTTTGTGGATGAGCGAGGGAGGGTGTTAAAAAAGCCGTTTCCCGTTCTGCAATCGAAAGAAGGATTGGAATGGTTGTACCAGTGCATCGTGGAAGCCATGAAGGAATTTGGAAAAACCGAGGTGATCGTTGGCATCGAGCCAACGGGACATTATTGGCTGAATCTCGCTTATTTTCTTGATGAGAAAGGCATCCCTCTCGTCATGACAAACCCGATGCACGTGAAGCGCTCCAAAGAGCTGGACGATAACCTTCCAACCAAGCATGATGCGAAAGATGCGCTCGTCATTGCCCGGTTAGTGAAAGACGGCCGATTCAGCTATCCGCGCATTCTCAAAGGGATGGAGGCGGAGCTGCGCGTTGGAGCGACATTTCGCTCCAAATTGGTGGAAGAACAGGGAGCAGTTCGAAATCAGATGATTCGCTGGCTCGATCGGTATTTTCCAGAGTTTACGCAAGTCTTTCCGTCGTTTGGGAAAATGGCGCTCGCGGTACTGGAATATACGCCATTTCCGAGTGATCTAGCAGGAAAAGAGCTAGAAGAGGTTCTCGCCCTTTACCGGCAAAGCGAGGGATTACAATCGCCGCAAAGGCCGAAAGCGAAGAAGCTCATAGAACTGGCCCAACACTCCATTGGCGTAACGGAAGGACAACAGATGGCCCGTATCGAAATCGCCACACTTGTCCGCCGGTACCGCCAGCTGGAAAAAGAGATCGAGGCATTGACAGAACAGCTGATTGAACTCGTTCAGACCTTCGTCGAATACGAATGGCTGAAGACCGTTCCGGGTGTAGGCGATGCGACCATCGTGGAACTGTTATCAGAGATCGGGAGTTTCTCCCATTATCAGGATCCGCGGCAACTCATCAAATTAGCGGGCCTGACGCTGCGGGAACATTCCTCCGGCCAACACAAAGGGCAGAAACGGATCTCGAAACGGGGACGAAAACGGCTTCGCGCTCTCCTGTTCCGCGTGATGATGCCGATGATCCGCCACAACGAAGCGTTTCGGCAGCTGCACGACTATTACACGACACGACCGGAAAACCCGTTACGGAAGAAGCAATCGATTGTGGTGTTATGCGGAAAATTATTGAAGGTACTGCACGCTATGTGTACGAAGCACCAAGCGTTCGATGCGAAGCGAATGATGCAGGACATCTTTGGTCTCGAAACGGCTGCTTGA
- a CDS encoding IclR family transcriptional regulator gives MKKSTDTLSSVKNGMRILRLFSVETPELGVTEMAQRLELHKTTVHRLATLLEKEGFLEQNKKTRKYRLGLSILHLSGLIDLHTEIFKDAIPILESLMKEANEAVHLSVLEDDRIVYLYKIECPHPVRLLSHIGRSNPCTCTSSGKVILAFSPKSIVESILRHGLRKYGPNSVTDRSEFIRQLAAIRQQGYAVCIDELHEGATSIGAPIHDYSGNVVAAVSIVGPNQRITQANIVRLVQLACQAARDISLLLGYYE, from the coding sequence TTGAAAAAATCAACTGATACTCTTTCCTCTGTTAAAAACGGAATGCGCATTTTGCGTTTATTTTCTGTTGAAACACCGGAACTAGGCGTTACGGAGATGGCCCAACGACTCGAGCTGCACAAGACGACCGTACATCGATTAGCCACTTTATTAGAAAAAGAAGGATTTCTCGAACAAAATAAAAAAACTCGCAAATACCGCCTCGGCCTTTCCATTCTGCATTTAAGCGGATTGATTGATTTGCATACCGAAATATTTAAAGACGCCATTCCGATCTTGGAATCTTTGATGAAGGAAGCTAATGAAGCTGTTCATTTATCTGTGTTGGAAGACGATCGAATTGTTTACCTGTACAAAATAGAATGCCCGCACCCAGTGCGTCTTCTCTCTCATATTGGCCGAAGCAACCCGTGTACGTGTACAAGCTCGGGCAAAGTCATTCTAGCGTTCAGTCCGAAATCGATAGTAGAAAGCATTCTCCGCCACGGGTTGCGAAAATACGGGCCAAACTCAGTGACCGACCGAAGCGAGTTTATCCGCCAGTTAGCAGCCATTCGCCAGCAAGGGTATGCCGTCTGCATCGACGAACTCCATGAAGGAGCGACAAGCATCGGCGCTCCCATTCACGATTATTCCGGCAATGTCGTCGCCGCCGTCAGCATCGTCGGACCGAATCAGCGGATTACTCAAGCAAACATTGTCCGTTTGGTTCAGTTAGCTTGCCAAGCCGCCCGCGACATTTCATTACTACTTGGATATTATGAATAA